From one Candidatus Chromulinivorax destructor genomic stretch:
- a CDS encoding RluA family pseudouridine synthase, whose translation MNNDPVIQENDSFSIKISCMQAGQRIDIFLSEKFPMFSRTLVKKLLNNQQVLINKFTTAKPSYMLKEDDVITLLSIPMPMTRAAKEVPDNLGITIVARHDDFLIINKPAGVVVHPPQETYAGIALTDWLIKEFPQIIYAGQKERPGIVHRLDRNTSGIMIIALTDQAHTTFSKMFKNREIQKTYIALVMGHPEQTGSIDYVISRHPVHKNMMHATPGISESGQARDALTNYKVLQYFDTYSLVQVKPKTGRTHQIRVHFKALGHALLGDTVYGLKSKKLPYHALHAQSLEFVYQGVAYSFTTKIDAKLQEIIDTSIPLKENPL comes from the coding sequence ATGAACAATGATCCAGTAATTCAAGAAAATGACAGCTTTTCAATCAAAATTTCTTGTATGCAAGCAGGACAGAGAATTGATATTTTTCTATCTGAAAAGTTTCCTATGTTTTCTCGTACACTTGTAAAAAAATTACTTAATAATCAACAAGTATTGATTAACAAATTTACAACCGCAAAGCCAAGCTATATGCTTAAAGAAGATGACGTTATCACCCTGCTATCAATTCCCATGCCAATGACGCGAGCAGCAAAAGAAGTTCCTGATAATCTTGGGATTACGATTGTAGCACGACACGATGATTTTTTGATTATTAATAAACCTGCTGGAGTTGTTGTTCACCCTCCTCAAGAAACCTACGCAGGTATTGCTCTGACCGATTGGCTCATTAAAGAATTTCCGCAGATTATATACGCTGGGCAAAAAGAACGGCCTGGCATTGTGCATAGACTCGATCGTAATACCTCGGGTATTATGATTATTGCATTAACTGATCAAGCTCATACAACATTCAGTAAAATGTTTAAAAACAGAGAAATACAAAAAACTTACATAGCCCTTGTCATGGGTCATCCTGAACAAACTGGTTCAATCGATTACGTTATCAGCCGCCACCCCGTTCACAAAAATATGATGCATGCAACACCTGGCATATCCGAAAGTGGCCAAGCTCGCGATGCACTGACCAACTACAAAGTTTTACAATATTTTGATACCTATAGCCTGGTGCAAGTTAAGCCAAAGACTGGCAGAACGCATCAAATTCGTGTCCATTTTAAAGCGCTTGGTCATGCCCTGCTTGGTGATACTGTCTACGGATTAAAATCAAAAAAATTACCGTATCATGCTCTGCACGCACAAAGTCTTGAATTTGTTTACCAAGGTGTTGCGTACTCTTTTACAACAAAAATTGATGCGAAGTTGCAGGAAATTATCGACACAAGCATTCCTCTTAAAGAAAATCCCCTGTAA
- the mgtE gene encoding magnesium transporter → MISTTILDNIATHIQEVVLHESTRSKILIGQMNLAHYADIAQLMNSLESEYSVKLFLLLKPEMQISVFYELQTALMRTVLSALNSADKSNLLKNSHADQITDLFDLLSDEELATCLDILHKKDREQVLSLMQFAPDSAGGIMNVDVITLMQNFTVAKSVALLPRLRPRRDLHRNIYVTDEENRLVGLIKLEDLLLKSPETQLRSILRQVPFIAEVDQDQEEIANKMAHYRTVTAPVVNEHNFLLGVITGETLVDVLQREAQEDVHKMAGSYVSQSYFETSSASIILRRGILLVILLLVESLTSVILGSYEATLSAFLVSFIAMLVSTAGNTSGQTSAIIIQGMSSGDINDSNINKILRREFFIGFSLSILLALVAFARVYAYHQFFWGSVVVSLSLGIIVFASVLFGSVLPVLLKKFNIDPAFSAGPFLATIMDILGIFIYCYIAYLILN, encoded by the coding sequence ATGATCAGTACAACTATTTTAGATAACATTGCAACTCATATTCAAGAAGTTGTGCTGCATGAATCAACACGCAGTAAAATTTTAATTGGTCAGATGAATTTGGCCCACTACGCAGATATAGCTCAGTTGATGAATAGTCTTGAGTCTGAATATAGTGTTAAGCTTTTTTTGCTGTTAAAGCCAGAAATGCAAATTTCTGTATTTTATGAATTACAGACTGCTTTAATGAGAACTGTTTTGTCAGCATTAAATAGTGCTGATAAATCAAATTTACTTAAAAATTCTCATGCCGATCAGATTACCGATCTTTTTGATCTTTTATCAGATGAAGAATTAGCAACGTGTCTTGATATTCTCCACAAAAAAGATCGAGAACAGGTGTTATCATTGATGCAATTTGCTCCAGATTCTGCTGGTGGGATTATGAATGTTGACGTGATTACGTTGATGCAAAATTTTACCGTAGCAAAAAGTGTTGCATTGTTACCAAGGCTTCGCCCTCGTAGAGATTTACATCGTAATATTTATGTAACAGATGAAGAAAATCGACTGGTAGGGTTAATTAAACTTGAAGATCTTTTATTAAAAAGTCCAGAAACTCAATTACGCTCAATTTTACGACAAGTTCCATTTATTGCAGAAGTTGATCAAGATCAAGAAGAGATTGCAAACAAGATGGCGCATTATCGTACGGTAACAGCTCCTGTTGTTAACGAACACAATTTTTTGCTTGGGGTTATTACCGGTGAAACGCTTGTTGATGTCTTACAGCGAGAAGCTCAAGAAGACGTTCATAAAATGGCTGGGTCTTATGTAAGTCAGTCGTACTTTGAAACATCATCAGCAAGTATTATTTTACGTCGCGGAATTCTTTTAGTTATTTTGCTGTTAGTTGAGTCTTTAACCAGCGTTATTCTTGGTAGTTATGAAGCAACTTTATCTGCTTTTTTAGTTTCATTTATTGCAATGCTTGTCAGCACAGCAGGAAACACAAGTGGTCAAACTTCAGCAATTATTATTCAAGGTATGTCATCAGGTGATATTAATGATTCAAATATCAACAAAATATTGCGCAGAGAATTTTTTATAGGGTTTTCATTATCGATTCTTTTGGCACTTGTTGCTTTTGCTCGTGTATATGCGTATCATCAATTTTTCTGGGGAAGCGTTGTTGTCAGTTTGTCGCTTGGCATTATTGTTTTTGCATCAGTTTTATTTGGATCCGTACTGCCAGTATTACTTAAAAAATTTAATATTGACCCTGCTTTTTCAGCTGGACCTTTCCTTGCAACAATTATGGACATTCTTGGAATCTTCATATATTGTTATATAGCCTACTTAATTTTAAATTAA
- a CDS encoding phospholipase D-like domain-containing protein yields MRRYILILGMFLQASYVESYCKAFFAPGDNLTALLIERIVAEKSSIYGAVYMLTDKKISQALIDAKKRGVDVQMIIDQVSMCTCGKGKFLQEAGVPVFVHRTQEFNPYTMPLMHHKFFVFGCNQDNAPLLWTGSWNCTIRGTQYNDENVLIIDDVQAINKYVDRFMQLKQRLQ; encoded by the coding sequence ATGAGACGGTATATTTTGATACTCGGTATGTTTTTGCAGGCAAGTTATGTTGAGTCATATTGTAAAGCGTTTTTTGCACCTGGAGATAACTTAACAGCATTGCTTATTGAGAGAATTGTAGCTGAAAAGAGCTCTATCTATGGAGCTGTATACATGCTGACTGATAAAAAAATATCTCAAGCATTAATTGATGCTAAAAAACGTGGTGTTGATGTTCAGATGATTATCGACCAAGTCTCAATGTGTACGTGTGGCAAAGGTAAATTTTTGCAAGAGGCAGGAGTTCCCGTGTTTGTTCATAGAACGCAAGAGTTTAATCCGTACACGATGCCATTAATGCACCATAAATTTTTTGTGTTTGGGTGTAATCAAGATAATGCTCCTTTACTTTGGACAGGGTCGTGGAATTGTACGATACGCGGAACACAATACAATGATGAAAATGTGCTTATTATTGATGATGTGCAAGCTATTAATAAATATGTCGATAGATTTATGCAATTAAAGCAGCGTTTGCAGTAA
- a CDS encoding YaiI/YqxD family protein, giving the protein MIYIDADACPVKEEIFRVAKRHNLQVYLVSNSYLSMTVDENVHKVQVNADADAADDWIVERITAGDIVITTDILLADRCLKNSACAISPTGKVFNNDNIGAAKAMRELRTYLRETGLAPSHNAAFSKQKRSQFLQAFEEMIQSIKRNASR; this is encoded by the coding sequence ATTATTTATATAGATGCTGATGCTTGCCCAGTAAAAGAAGAAATTTTTCGAGTGGCAAAGCGACATAATTTGCAGGTTTACTTAGTAAGCAATAGTTATCTGAGTATGACTGTGGATGAAAATGTGCATAAGGTACAGGTTAATGCTGATGCAGATGCTGCAGATGATTGGATTGTCGAGCGTATAACTGCTGGAGATATTGTTATAACCACAGATATTTTACTTGCAGATCGTTGTTTAAAGAATAGTGCTTGTGCAATAAGTCCAACAGGAAAAGTTTTTAATAATGATAATATAGGTGCTGCAAAAGCAATGCGTGAATTGCGTACTTATTTACGTGAAACAGGCTTAGCTCCAAGTCATAACGCTGCTTTTTCAAAGCAAAAGCGTTCTCAGTTCTTACAGGCATTTGAAGAGATGATTCAGTCAATAAAAAGAAATGCTTCCAGATAA